A window of Cyanobacteriota bacterium genomic DNA:
TTCACACAAGTTATCGCCCGCCAAATCCAATAATCCACGCCATCTAAATCCAGGGACAACAGATCAATATCCCCTGCGAAGCCATGCTGGGTAATCAGGTCATTAACCGCTTCTGCCGTGACCCATGCTTGGACAAGGGTAGGAGGATACACCAGCGTATCAGGACAGGTCGCATAAAATCTCCGCCCGCGCTCAATATTTGCCGGGTTGCCATCCACCAACAGCCCTGTCCATTTGTGGTTCACGATCAAGTTAGCACTGTTACATTCAATCCCATCTCCTGCACAAATTTCCACGGCTCTGCGGGTTTCCATACCAATCAGGGCAAAGATATACAGCAGGTAGCCATCCTCTTCGTTTTGGGAATAGACGCGAAAACCTGTCGTCGCAAACTCAGGCATTCTAGTCCCAGCTTGCTTCAAGGCTTGGTAGTGTTGGGTAAGCAACACCTGTACAGCCTGGTTATTAATCATGTGTCGGAGTTGGGAGAAATCGGTAGTTAAGTCTTGCCGGAATGTTTGAAATGTCTCAGCTAGCAAAGTTCTCAATAGTCGTTTTAGCAATGCTTTCATGCGTCTAACACCTGAATACACTCACCAATATCAAGACGCTTCAATTCAGCACGGATGTAGCTATAACGATCGTAGGTTTGCATAACACCTTGTTTGAATAAACGCTGTTGCCAAACCATCCCCACAATATCGGGTCGTAGGAGTAGAAATTTCACTATGAACAAGAGTCTTGCCAAGACATGGCACTGCTCGGCTAACCCCAACGTAAATTGCTCTAGCCGATAGGGAAACAGGAGGCGCTGCTGGTTTAACCGGGCAAACAATTCTGGGTGACGGATTTTGAGGATTGGCAATGCCGCAATAATCATCTCACAGAATTTTTCCCGGAACTTAGAAGACGATGGATTGGTGATGGCTGTTGCTTGATGGTCATGAATGCGCCAAGTGGCTAACGTTTCTGGCAAATGCAGGGTATTGCAAACTAGAGTTGATCGCATCCCCCACTCAAAATCACCCATGGATCCCCAATCCGATCGAAAGAGGCCGACGCGATCAACCAGCGATCGACGAATCAAGAGCTGTGTAAGTGACACAAATACACTATAGAGAGCACAATATAGCAGCCCGTCATAGGGCGCTAGACGCTTGTGTTTTTTGCTCATGAGTTCCCCATAGAACTGGG
This region includes:
- a CDS encoding glycosyl transferase family 2, encoding QFYGELMSKKHKRLAPYDGLLYCALYSVFVSLTQLLIRRSLVDRVGLFRSDWGSMGDFEWGMRSTLVCNTLHLPETLATWRIHDHQATAITNPSSSKFREKFCEMIIAALPILKIRHPELFARLNQQRLLFPYRLEQFTLGLAEQCHVLARLLFIVKFLLLRPDIVGMVWQQRLFKQGVMQTYDRYSYIRAELKRLDIGECIQVLDA